One window of Stenotrophomonas indicatrix genomic DNA carries:
- a CDS encoding lipocalin family protein: MTSIRPLCAVLLALSLGGPALAANSPPSSRNSAAEASADGAIDLQRFMGTWYVIGRVPNFIERGHVASVNQYELREDHKVAITYRYRDGFGEPLQEIRARASVDPDSGNHGWRTWFYRVVPTHSRVLEVAPDYSWALIGYPGREMAWIFARTPDMDKALYKDLAERLRDEYGVNTDKLKRVPQHAEQVGKLGYEVPNVR; encoded by the coding sequence ATGACCTCGATCCGCCCGCTCTGCGCTGTGTTGCTGGCCCTGTCCCTGGGCGGTCCGGCCTTGGCTGCCAATTCCCCACCGTCGTCCCGCAACAGCGCCGCGGAAGCATCTGCAGATGGGGCCATCGACCTGCAGCGCTTCATGGGGACCTGGTACGTGATCGGCCGCGTGCCGAACTTCATCGAACGCGGCCACGTCGCCAGCGTCAACCAGTACGAGCTACGCGAGGACCACAAGGTCGCCATCACCTATCGCTACCGCGATGGTTTCGGCGAGCCTCTGCAGGAAATCCGCGCGCGCGCCAGCGTCGATCCCGACAGTGGCAACCACGGCTGGCGCACCTGGTTCTACCGGGTCGTGCCGACCCATTCGCGGGTGCTGGAAGTAGCGCCGGACTATTCCTGGGCGCTGATCGGCTATCCGGGCCGCGAGATGGCCTGGATCTTCGCCCGCACGCCTGACATGGACAAGGCCCTGTACAAGGACCTGGCCGAACGCCTGCGCGACGAGTACGGGGTGAACACCGACAAGCTCAAGCGCGTGCCGCAGCACGCCGAACAGGTCGGCAAGCTGGGCTACGAAGT